A single region of the Lycium barbarum isolate Lr01 chromosome 2, ASM1917538v2, whole genome shotgun sequence genome encodes:
- the LOC132625812 gene encoding tobamovirus multiplication protein 3, translating into MGRVAEFVINPSSTAATAAAAVVTCQLNEAINWWEDINRSIQWQNRIFHVLAILYGIVAAIALVQLIRIQMRVPEYGWTTQKVFHFLNFFVNGVRSLVFVFRRDIQKLHPEIVQHIMLDMPSLAFFTTYALLVLFWAEIYYQARAVSTDGLRPSFFTINGVVYAIQIILWLIIWWKPIRVLVILSKMFFAGVSLFAALGFLLYGGRLFLMLQRFPVESKGRRKKLQEVGYVTTICFSCFLIRCVMMCFNAFDKAADLDVLDHPILNLIYYLLVEILPSSLVLFILRKLPPKRGITQYHPIR; encoded by the exons ATGGGACGGGTGGCAGAGTTTGTTATAAACCCGTCGTCAACGGCGGCAACGGCGGCGGCGGCAGTGGTGACGTGTCAATTAAATGAAGCAATAAATTGGTGGGAAGATATAAACAGATCTATTCAATGGCAAAATCGTATTTTCCACGTCCTTGCTATCTTATACGGCATTGTTGCCGCAATTGCACTC GTTCAATTAATTCGTATTCAAATGAGAGTTCCCGAATATGGTTGGACCACTCAAAAAGTCTTCCACTTTCTCAATTTCTTTGTGAATGGAG TTCGGTCGCTAGTTTTTGTATTTCGTCGGGATATTCAGAAGTTGCACCCTGAG ATTGTCCAACATATTATGCTTGATATGCCAAGCCTTGCATTCTTCACAACTTATGCTCTGCTAGTATTATTCTGGGCTGAGATATACTACCAG GCACGTGCTGTATCCACGGATGGGCTTAGACCTAGTTTCTTTACAATTAACGGAGTGGTTTATGCTATTCAG ATTATATTATGGCTGATAATATGGTGGAAACCTATTCGAGTACTCGTCATCTTATCCAAGATGTTCTTTGCAG GTGTATCCCTATTTGCAGCATTGGGGTTTCTCCTTTATGGTGGAAG GCTTTTCCTTATGTTACAACGGTTTCCAGTAGAATCAAAAGGGAGACGCAAGAAGCTACAGGAG GTTGGATATGTCACGACAATCTGTTTTTCATGCTTCCTAATTAGATGCGTTATG ATGTGCTTCAATGCATTTGATAAAGCTGCAGATCTTGACGTTTTGGATCATCCAATTTTGAATTTGATATATTACCTG TTAGTCGAGATACTGCCTTCATCGCTTGTCCTATTTATTTTGAGGAAGTTGCCTCCAAAGCGAGGGATCACACAGTATCACCCTATTCGCTAA